Proteins from one Camelus bactrianus isolate YW-2024 breed Bactrian camel chromosome 24, ASM4877302v1, whole genome shotgun sequence genomic window:
- the CIDEA gene encoding lipid transferase CIDEA isoform X2 produces the protein MPPSPGTNVTPAGCASDQILADALGKRVVVPSPKDKAGAGERPPPQPPSDASRVSVQERNSVRTPSAQRQHQISQVKDSAPPDCPLPTHCTSDTSHKSRNVKDVLLLCSVSRPLTFMGSQTKKVLLAPLKHPARPFRVSSHDRSSRRGLMAGSLGELLSKTLDALMITSRLVTLVLEEDGTVVDTEEFFQTLGDNTHFMALEKGQKWTPTENGSHKCPQEVGVPPGQVPHWPSLPPRGLTCPPAESLCRGTALTTGLQADSVTAAGQSTSARWPWVTLGGNCVPARQPPRRSGIARVTLDLYKLNPRDVVGCLNVKATMYEMYSVSYDIRCTGLKALLRSLLRVLSHAAQVTGQFLIYAGTYMLQVLADTEEQVVAGSRCRQGVTSG, from the exons ATGCCCCCATCACCAGGCACCAACGTGACGCCGGCTGGATGTGCTTCAGACCAAATTCTTGCTGACGCTCTAGGTAAAAGGGTAGTGGTACCAAGTCCAAAAGATAAGGCTGGGGCGGGGGAAAGGCCCCCGCCCCAGCCTCCCTCAGATGCCAGCAGGGTGTCCGTCCAAGAACGCAACTCAGTTCGGACACCATCTGCCCAGAGACAGCATCAGATTTCGCAGGTTAAGGACTCAGCCCCACCagactgtcccctccccacccactgcacctcagacaccagtcacaagtccag gaacgtCAAAGATGTTTTACTCCTCTGCTCCGTTTCCAGGCCCCTAACATTCATGGGGTCGCAAACAAAGAAGGTCCTGCTGGCTCCCCTGAAGCATCCCGCTCGCCCCTTCCGGGTCTCCAGCCACGACCGCAGCAGCCGGCGCGGGCTGATGGCAGGCAGCCTGGGCGAGCTCCTCAGCAAG ACCCTGGACGCCCTGATGATCACCAGCAGACTGGTCACTCTGGTACTGGAGGAAGACGGCACAGTGGTGGACACAGAGGAGTTCTTCCAGACGCTGGGGGATAACACGCACTTCATGGCCTTGGAGAAAGGACAGAAGTGGACACCG ACAGAGAATGGGTCCCACAAGTGTCCCCAGGAAGTTGGCGTCCCTCCGGGGCAGGTCCCACACTGGCCTTCGCTCCCACCGAGGGGTCTGACCTGCCCGCCAGCAGAGTCCCTGTGCCGCGGGACAGCGCTGACCACCGGTCTCCAGGCAGACAGTGTCACAGCTGCGGGCCAGTCCACGTCCGCCAGATGGCCCTGGGTGACCCTG GGTGGGAACTGTGTCCCAGCCCGCCAGCCGCCGAGGAGATCGGGGATAGCGAGGGTCACCTTGGACTTGTACAAGCTGAACCCCAGGGACGTCGTCGGCTGCCTCAACGTGAAAGCCACCATGTACGAGATGTACTCCGTGTCCTACGACATCCGGTGCACGGGGCTCAAGGCCCTGCTGAG GAGCCTGCTGCGGGTCCTGTCTCACGCCGCCCAGGTGACTGGCCAGTTTCTCATCTACGCGGGCACATACATGCTCCAGGTGCTGGCTGACACGGAAGAGCAGGTGGTGGCTGGCTCGCGCTGTAGGCAGGGGGTCACAAGCGGATAG
- the CIDEA gene encoding lipid transferase CIDEA isoform X5 gives MGSQTKKVLLAPLKHPARPFRVSSHDRSSRRGLMAGSLGELLSKTLDALMITSRLVTLVLEEDGTVVDTEEFFQTLGDNTHFMALEKGQKWTPTENGSHKCPQEVGVPPGQVPHWPSLPPRGLTCPPAESLCRGTALTTGLQADSVTAAGQSTSARWPWVTLGGNCVPARQPPRRSGIARVTLDLYKLNPRDVVGCLNVKATMYEMYSVSYDIRCTGLKALLRSLLRVLSHAAQVTGQFLIYAGTYMLQVLADTEEQVVAGSRCRQGVTSG, from the exons ATGGGGTCGCAAACAAAGAAGGTCCTGCTGGCTCCCCTGAAGCATCCCGCTCGCCCCTTCCGGGTCTCCAGCCACGACCGCAGCAGCCGGCGCGGGCTGATGGCAGGCAGCCTGGGCGAGCTCCTCAGCAAG ACCCTGGACGCCCTGATGATCACCAGCAGACTGGTCACTCTGGTACTGGAGGAAGACGGCACAGTGGTGGACACAGAGGAGTTCTTCCAGACGCTGGGGGATAACACGCACTTCATGGCCTTGGAGAAAGGACAGAAGTGGACACCG ACAGAGAATGGGTCCCACAAGTGTCCCCAGGAAGTTGGCGTCCCTCCGGGGCAGGTCCCACACTGGCCTTCGCTCCCACCGAGGGGTCTGACCTGCCCGCCAGCAGAGTCCCTGTGCCGCGGGACAGCGCTGACCACCGGTCTCCAGGCAGACAGTGTCACAGCTGCGGGCCAGTCCACGTCCGCCAGATGGCCCTGGGTGACCCTG GGTGGGAACTGTGTCCCAGCCCGCCAGCCGCCGAGGAGATCGGGGATAGCGAGGGTCACCTTGGACTTGTACAAGCTGAACCCCAGGGACGTCGTCGGCTGCCTCAACGTGAAAGCCACCATGTACGAGATGTACTCCGTGTCCTACGACATCCGGTGCACGGGGCTCAAGGCCCTGCTGAG GAGCCTGCTGCGGGTCCTGTCTCACGCCGCCCAGGTGACTGGCCAGTTTCTCATCTACGCGGGCACATACATGCTCCAGGTGCTGGCTGACACGGAAGAGCAGGTGGTGGCTGGCTCGCGCTGTAGGCAGGGGGTCACAAGCGGATAG
- the CIDEA gene encoding lipid transferase CIDEA isoform X1, giving the protein MMPDCPSLQQADQPPPRARRASGRVVGTLARPGPLEPEGRGRGRGGRRRFKRRRGRARRPSWPGTRAMEAARDCAGALLRNVKDVLLLCSVSRPLTFMGSQTKKVLLAPLKHPARPFRVSSHDRSSRRGLMAGSLGELLSKTLDALMITSRLVTLVLEEDGTVVDTEEFFQTLGDNTHFMALEKGQKWTPGGNCVPARQPPRRSGIARVTLDLYKLNPRDVVGCLNVKATMYEMYSVSYDIRCTGLKALLRSLLRVLSHAAQVTGQFLIYAGTYMLQVLADTEEQVVAGSRCRQGVTSG; this is encoded by the exons ATGATGCCCGACTGCCCCAGCCTCCAACAGGCCGACCAGCCACCACCGAGGGCCCGCAGAGCATCGGGCCGGGTGGTGGGGACGCTGGCTCGTCCTGGGCCGCTGGAGCCCGAGGGGCGTGGacgcgggcggggcgggcggcggcgctTTAAGAGGCGGCGCGGGCGCGCGAGGAGGCCGAGCTGGCCGGGGACCCGAGCGATGGAGGCGGCCCGGGACTGCGCAGGAGCCCTCCTCAG gaacgtCAAAGATGTTTTACTCCTCTGCTCCGTTTCCAGGCCCCTAACATTCATGGGGTCGCAAACAAAGAAGGTCCTGCTGGCTCCCCTGAAGCATCCCGCTCGCCCCTTCCGGGTCTCCAGCCACGACCGCAGCAGCCGGCGCGGGCTGATGGCAGGCAGCCTGGGCGAGCTCCTCAGCAAG ACCCTGGACGCCCTGATGATCACCAGCAGACTGGTCACTCTGGTACTGGAGGAAGACGGCACAGTGGTGGACACAGAGGAGTTCTTCCAGACGCTGGGGGATAACACGCACTTCATGGCCTTGGAGAAAGGACAGAAGTGGACACCG GGTGGGAACTGTGTCCCAGCCCGCCAGCCGCCGAGGAGATCGGGGATAGCGAGGGTCACCTTGGACTTGTACAAGCTGAACCCCAGGGACGTCGTCGGCTGCCTCAACGTGAAAGCCACCATGTACGAGATGTACTCCGTGTCCTACGACATCCGGTGCACGGGGCTCAAGGCCCTGCTGAG GAGCCTGCTGCGGGTCCTGTCTCACGCCGCCCAGGTGACTGGCCAGTTTCTCATCTACGCGGGCACATACATGCTCCAGGTGCTGGCTGACACGGAAGAGCAGGTGGTGGCTGGCTCGCGCTGTAGGCAGGGGGTCACAAGCGGATAG
- the CIDEA gene encoding lipid transferase CIDEA isoform X3, with amino-acid sequence MMPDCPSLQQADQPPPRARRASGRVVGTLARPGPLEPEGRGRGRGGRRRFKRRRGRARRPSWPGTRAMEAARDCAGALLRNVKDVLLLCSVSRPLTFMGSQTKKVLLAPLKHPARPFRVSSHDRSSRRGLMAGSLGELLSKTLDALMITSRLVTLVLEEDGTVVDTEEFFQTLGDNTHFMALEKGQKWTPTENGSHKCPQEVGVPPGQVPHWPSLPPRGLTCPPAESLCRGTALTTGLQADSVTAAGQSTSARWPWVTLGGNCVPARQPPRRSGIARVTLDLYKLNPRDVVGCLNVKATMYEMYSVSYDIRCTGLKALLRSLLRVLSHAAQVTGQFLIYAGTYMLQVLADTEEQVVAGSRCRQGVTSG; translated from the exons ATGATGCCCGACTGCCCCAGCCTCCAACAGGCCGACCAGCCACCACCGAGGGCCCGCAGAGCATCGGGCCGGGTGGTGGGGACGCTGGCTCGTCCTGGGCCGCTGGAGCCCGAGGGGCGTGGacgcgggcggggcgggcggcggcgctTTAAGAGGCGGCGCGGGCGCGCGAGGAGGCCGAGCTGGCCGGGGACCCGAGCGATGGAGGCGGCCCGGGACTGCGCAGGAGCCCTCCTCAG gaacgtCAAAGATGTTTTACTCCTCTGCTCCGTTTCCAGGCCCCTAACATTCATGGGGTCGCAAACAAAGAAGGTCCTGCTGGCTCCCCTGAAGCATCCCGCTCGCCCCTTCCGGGTCTCCAGCCACGACCGCAGCAGCCGGCGCGGGCTGATGGCAGGCAGCCTGGGCGAGCTCCTCAGCAAG ACCCTGGACGCCCTGATGATCACCAGCAGACTGGTCACTCTGGTACTGGAGGAAGACGGCACAGTGGTGGACACAGAGGAGTTCTTCCAGACGCTGGGGGATAACACGCACTTCATGGCCTTGGAGAAAGGACAGAAGTGGACACCG ACAGAGAATGGGTCCCACAAGTGTCCCCAGGAAGTTGGCGTCCCTCCGGGGCAGGTCCCACACTGGCCTTCGCTCCCACCGAGGGGTCTGACCTGCCCGCCAGCAGAGTCCCTGTGCCGCGGGACAGCGCTGACCACCGGTCTCCAGGCAGACAGTGTCACAGCTGCGGGCCAGTCCACGTCCGCCAGATGGCCCTGGGTGACCCTG GGTGGGAACTGTGTCCCAGCCCGCCAGCCGCCGAGGAGATCGGGGATAGCGAGGGTCACCTTGGACTTGTACAAGCTGAACCCCAGGGACGTCGTCGGCTGCCTCAACGTGAAAGCCACCATGTACGAGATGTACTCCGTGTCCTACGACATCCGGTGCACGGGGCTCAAGGCCCTGCTGAG GAGCCTGCTGCGGGTCCTGTCTCACGCCGCCCAGGTGACTGGCCAGTTTCTCATCTACGCGGGCACATACATGCTCCAGGTGCTGGCTGACACGGAAGAGCAGGTGGTGGCTGGCTCGCGCTGTAGGCAGGGGGTCACAAGCGGATAG
- the CIDEA gene encoding lipid transferase CIDEA isoform X4, whose protein sequence is MGPPARNVKDVLLLCSVSRPLTFMGSQTKKVLLAPLKHPARPFRVSSHDRSSRRGLMAGSLGELLSKTLDALMITSRLVTLVLEEDGTVVDTEEFFQTLGDNTHFMALEKGQKWTPTENGSHKCPQEVGVPPGQVPHWPSLPPRGLTCPPAESLCRGTALTTGLQADSVTAAGQSTSARWPWVTLGGNCVPARQPPRRSGIARVTLDLYKLNPRDVVGCLNVKATMYEMYSVSYDIRCTGLKALLRSLLRVLSHAAQVTGQFLIYAGTYMLQVLADTEEQVVAGSRCRQGVTSG, encoded by the exons ATGGGACCCCCAGCAAG gaacgtCAAAGATGTTTTACTCCTCTGCTCCGTTTCCAGGCCCCTAACATTCATGGGGTCGCAAACAAAGAAGGTCCTGCTGGCTCCCCTGAAGCATCCCGCTCGCCCCTTCCGGGTCTCCAGCCACGACCGCAGCAGCCGGCGCGGGCTGATGGCAGGCAGCCTGGGCGAGCTCCTCAGCAAG ACCCTGGACGCCCTGATGATCACCAGCAGACTGGTCACTCTGGTACTGGAGGAAGACGGCACAGTGGTGGACACAGAGGAGTTCTTCCAGACGCTGGGGGATAACACGCACTTCATGGCCTTGGAGAAAGGACAGAAGTGGACACCG ACAGAGAATGGGTCCCACAAGTGTCCCCAGGAAGTTGGCGTCCCTCCGGGGCAGGTCCCACACTGGCCTTCGCTCCCACCGAGGGGTCTGACCTGCCCGCCAGCAGAGTCCCTGTGCCGCGGGACAGCGCTGACCACCGGTCTCCAGGCAGACAGTGTCACAGCTGCGGGCCAGTCCACGTCCGCCAGATGGCCCTGGGTGACCCTG GGTGGGAACTGTGTCCCAGCCCGCCAGCCGCCGAGGAGATCGGGGATAGCGAGGGTCACCTTGGACTTGTACAAGCTGAACCCCAGGGACGTCGTCGGCTGCCTCAACGTGAAAGCCACCATGTACGAGATGTACTCCGTGTCCTACGACATCCGGTGCACGGGGCTCAAGGCCCTGCTGAG GAGCCTGCTGCGGGTCCTGTCTCACGCCGCCCAGGTGACTGGCCAGTTTCTCATCTACGCGGGCACATACATGCTCCAGGTGCTGGCTGACACGGAAGAGCAGGTGGTGGCTGGCTCGCGCTGTAGGCAGGGGGTCACAAGCGGATAG